In Thalassotalea fonticola, a single genomic region encodes these proteins:
- a CDS encoding TrmH family RNA methyltransferase, giving the protein MHSKIQLSKEDIRKTKPARNEYLNKPKTPLILVLDNVTNSYNVGSLIRLADAFAIEKIIICGELTISDKKFKKASRNEAKWVCIEYSDSTTASVQTLVEKGYAVYSVELCHQSVDYSDVTYPSRCALVLGNERKGVSEAVLQLSHQQIHIPMFGMGNSLNVSTAGAIVLAECANQIRKQPSA; this is encoded by the coding sequence ATGCATTCAAAAATACAGCTTAGCAAAGAAGACATTAGAAAAACCAAACCAGCACGAAATGAATACTTAAATAAGCCAAAAACACCGTTGATACTGGTATTAGATAATGTAACTAACAGCTACAATGTTGGCTCTTTGATACGCTTGGCTGATGCTTTTGCTATCGAAAAAATTATTATTTGTGGCGAGCTAACTATCTCAGATAAGAAGTTTAAAAAAGCCTCCAGAAATGAAGCTAAGTGGGTTTGTATTGAATATAGTGATAGCACCACTGCAAGTGTACAAACATTAGTGGAGAAGGGGTATGCAGTTTATAGTGTTGAACTATGCCATCAGTCTGTTGATTATAGTGATGTAACTTACCCATCGCGCTGCGCATTAGTATTAGGCAATGAACGAAAAGGCGTAAGTGAAGCAGTATTGCAATTAAGTCATCAGCAAATACACATTCCTATGTTTGGTATGGGTAACTCACTAAATGTGTCAACCGCTGGCGCTATTGTATTAGCTGAATGTGCAAATCAAATTAGAAAACAGCCATCAGCCTAA
- a CDS encoding SMI1/KNR4 family protein, producing MNSIDLFVKNWGSKHSMLPIDNHDIAELESKFNAFLPDSYKYLISKYGLVHTPNVLTKICDLGVDISEVQDFLSLDDVFSLSKLYEMSGMPKGHVLFASDCKGNMFCFKLADCAVKQADIPVWFYDHDARTVKKVSNTFTKWLEEFNEL from the coding sequence ATGAATAGCATTGATCTGTTTGTAAAAAACTGGGGTAGCAAACATTCGATGCTCCCAATAGATAACCATGATATTGCCGAGCTTGAGTCAAAATTTAATGCATTCTTACCAGACTCATATAAATATTTAATTTCTAAATACGGCTTAGTCCACACGCCAAATGTGTTAACTAAAATCTGTGATTTAGGTGTCGATATATCTGAAGTCCAAGACTTTTTAAGCCTTGATGATGTGTTTTCATTATCAAAGTTATATGAAATGAGTGGCATGCCAAAAGGGCATGTTTTGTTTGCATCTGACTGTAAGGGAAATATGTTTTGTTTTAAACTTGCCGATTGTGCAGTTAAACAAGCAGATATACCCGTATGGTTTTATGACCATGATGCTCGCACTGTTAAAAAGGTATCCAATACTTTCACCAAATGGTTGGAAGAGTTCAATGAACTTTGA
- a CDS encoding helix-turn-helix domain-containing protein has translation MTIFALIEVFNRPNERQNVFLKGLLLLLLIHLAGELFIYSGAYVYAPALAGAQFPFRVLLGPALYFYAHATMSPDKAIDKRLWALAFSGPILVLLAMLPFIFMISPAEKLALADPSTRDPELWQIAVFTCFFATCVFISFTVLFLIMALKLHISHRQQLMERFSEIEQRSLGWFRTVLVIWGAVWLMYAVEFFLGALGWFWFGSGKLLPVLEVFALAIFIQKALSQKVLKESDKGLPRTNQTRAVLLSDEKMQLIASKLEHAMKEDKLFLQDNLSLNKLSESISETENHISETLSQFLQTKFFQFVNGFRVEEAKQALQDRDKLITSIAYDVGFNSKSTFNTAFKKVVGYSPSAYRNLLLENKQKIL, from the coding sequence ATGACAATATTTGCTTTAATAGAGGTGTTCAATAGGCCGAACGAACGACAAAACGTTTTCCTTAAAGGGCTGTTGTTGTTGTTGCTGATACATTTGGCGGGTGAGCTGTTTATATATTCAGGTGCATATGTTTATGCGCCAGCCTTAGCGGGCGCACAATTTCCGTTTAGAGTTTTGCTTGGTCCAGCCCTCTACTTTTATGCTCATGCAACTATGTCACCAGACAAAGCAATTGATAAACGGTTATGGGCATTAGCGTTTTCTGGGCCTATTCTTGTTTTACTGGCAATGCTTCCTTTTATATTTATGATCAGTCCCGCAGAAAAGCTGGCTTTAGCAGATCCTTCGACTAGAGATCCAGAACTTTGGCAAATAGCAGTGTTTACTTGTTTTTTCGCAACTTGTGTCTTTATTTCATTCACCGTTTTATTCTTAATAATGGCCTTAAAACTCCATATCTCCCACCGTCAACAACTCATGGAGCGCTTTTCTGAAATAGAGCAACGTTCATTAGGCTGGTTTAGAACTGTACTGGTAATCTGGGGAGCTGTTTGGTTGATGTATGCCGTCGAGTTCTTTTTAGGTGCACTGGGTTGGTTTTGGTTTGGTTCAGGGAAATTACTTCCAGTTTTAGAGGTTTTTGCACTGGCTATTTTTATACAGAAGGCATTAAGCCAAAAAGTGCTTAAGGAATCTGATAAAGGCTTGCCTCGTACTAATCAGACTAGAGCAGTTTTACTTAGCGATGAAAAAATGCAATTAATTGCATCAAAGCTAGAGCATGCAATGAAAGAAGATAAGTTGTTCTTGCAAGATAACTTATCGCTAAACAAGCTATCTGAGTCCATATCTGAAACTGAAAACCACATTTCAGAAACACTCTCTCAATTTTTACAAACCAAATTTTTCCAATTTGTGAATGGCTTTCGAGTCGAAGAAGCGAAGCAGGCTTTACAAGATAGAGACAAATTAATCACAAGTATTGCCTATGACGTTGGTTTCAATTCTAAATCAACATTCAATACAGCGTTTAAAAAAGTAGTTGGTTATAGTCCATCAGCATACAGAAATTTACTACTTGAAAATAAACAAAAAATACTTTGA
- a CDS encoding DUF4386 domain-containing protein, producing the protein MSTESERNIQNLYARIAGFSYIAFTVAGLVNNFLLNTKLSDIGAMQANSLFENEMHFRLGIAAEIIMFLGVIMASVSFYVVLKSVNKQLAQTALCLRLVEIIIGGIAVVISMAILALSSKAYLLEMFDLEQLHTIVVVASSFRVPAYEYSWISMGVAGVITFYLFFKTRYIPKAWSVWGIITYSSLILYPLAKLLIPDLPREAMFVLFPGALFELGVGIWLLTMGINFPNDSDNTPNK; encoded by the coding sequence ATGAGTACAGAATCTGAACGAAACATTCAAAATTTATACGCCAGAATAGCAGGTTTTTCTTATATTGCTTTTACTGTCGCAGGCTTGGTTAATAACTTTTTATTGAATACTAAGTTGTCTGATATAGGCGCTATGCAAGCAAACAGCTTATTTGAAAACGAAATGCATTTTCGACTAGGAATCGCGGCAGAAATAATAATGTTTCTTGGTGTTATTATGGCTTCAGTGTCATTTTATGTTGTTCTAAAATCAGTAAATAAGCAACTAGCACAAACAGCCTTATGCCTTAGATTAGTCGAGATAATTATTGGCGGAATTGCTGTTGTTATCAGTATGGCAATACTGGCATTATCGAGTAAAGCATACCTCTTAGAAATGTTTGATTTGGAGCAATTACACACAATAGTTGTTGTAGCTTCAAGCTTTAGAGTGCCTGCGTATGAATATAGCTGGATTTCTATGGGAGTTGCGGGTGTAATTACATTTTATTTGTTTTTTAAAACTCGTTATATACCAAAAGCTTGGTCAGTATGGGGAATTATTACTTACTCGAGCTTGATTCTGTACCCTCTAGCTAAACTGCTTATACCTGACTTACCTCGCGAGGCAATGTTCGTGCTTTTTCCTGGTGCTCTTTTTGAACTGGGAGTGGGTATTTGGCTGTTAACTATGGGCATAAACTTTCCAAATGACAGTGACAATACGCCTAATAAATAA
- a CDS encoding DUF6326 family protein — translation MKIFEWDGNRKNLLPYLWIFLTVNYIFCDVMTLHLASYLEAFLSGDVGGMKITEEFLLVFAVIMQVPMIMIVLSKFLTFTLNKYFNIVAGIITTSVQAFTVAMGGATLHYMLFSFFEICTGLFIIYLAVTWKQETAS, via the coding sequence ATGAAAATTTTTGAATGGGATGGCAATCGTAAAAACCTATTACCTTATCTTTGGATTTTCCTAACGGTGAATTATATCTTTTGCGATGTGATGACTTTACATCTTGCAAGTTATTTAGAGGCTTTTTTATCTGGTGATGTAGGTGGTATGAAGATCACTGAAGAATTTTTATTAGTCTTTGCCGTGATAATGCAGGTCCCTATGATCATGATTGTTTTATCTAAGTTCTTAACTTTCACGCTAAACAAATATTTTAATATTGTTGCGGGCATCATCACCACTTCAGTCCAAGCTTTTACAGTAGCTATGGGGGGCGCGACACTTCACTATATGCTCTTTAGTTTTTTTGAGATTTGTACCGGCTTATTCATTATTTATTTAGCTGTAACTTGGAAACAAGAAACTGCGTCGTAG
- a CDS encoding succinylglutamate desuccinylase/aspartoacylase domain-containing protein: MNKFFKEHLTVASNASGRKMNVPIYRFKGQEPGPKVYIQSSIHGAEVQGNVVIYHLIEYLKSTPIRGEVVLVPNCNPVGTNIKSGEYTLGRFDPINGQNWNRGYYFKEELVNDFIDTVTEDVSFDDIKRDFRLWVKQAIEAELNKEWGIGLAPRLNLQLQAQAFDADIVIDLHNGPVATRHIYVPEYAKDSAKYFNIPHVIFIPNQFNGALDEAMFCHWWTLADKLSEKFPQHQWPIPVEAFTLEMGSQEVINFDSGQYDAKGILAYLNYKNCLIDTDIQPENIDRYAVMLKDYKILYTQEGGIVEYNVKPGQHVKKGDVLAKMLNVDDLDNDNAVSYIYAPEDLITILHFPSASVLCGTQLYKCFINYFPLP, encoded by the coding sequence ATGAATAAATTTTTCAAAGAACATTTAACTGTCGCCTCGAACGCATCGGGGCGCAAAATGAATGTGCCCATTTATCGTTTTAAAGGACAAGAGCCTGGCCCTAAAGTGTATATTCAAAGCTCTATTCATGGGGCAGAGGTACAAGGTAACGTGGTTATATATCACCTTATTGAATATCTAAAAAGTACCCCTATTCGCGGAGAAGTGGTTTTAGTACCAAACTGTAACCCCGTAGGCACAAATATCAAATCAGGTGAATATACCTTAGGACGCTTTGATCCCATCAATGGTCAAAATTGGAATCGCGGATATTACTTTAAAGAAGAATTAGTCAATGACTTTATTGATACTGTGACTGAAGATGTATCATTTGATGATATAAAACGCGATTTTCGTCTATGGGTAAAACAAGCCATAGAAGCTGAGCTCAATAAAGAATGGGGTATTGGTTTAGCACCGCGCTTAAATCTTCAGCTGCAAGCGCAAGCATTTGATGCCGATATAGTCATCGATTTACATAATGGTCCTGTAGCAACCAGGCATATTTATGTGCCGGAATATGCCAAAGACTCGGCGAAATATTTTAATATCCCCCATGTTATATTCATACCAAATCAATTTAACGGCGCTCTGGACGAAGCCATGTTTTGTCATTGGTGGACACTAGCGGACAAGCTTTCTGAAAAATTCCCACAACACCAATGGCCTATTCCGGTTGAAGCATTTACCCTGGAAATGGGCAGCCAAGAAGTCATTAATTTTGACTCGGGCCAGTATGATGCAAAAGGTATTTTGGCCTATCTTAATTACAAGAACTGCCTAATTGACACTGACATACAGCCAGAAAATATAGATCGGTACGCAGTAATGCTCAAAGACTATAAAATTTTGTACACCCAAGAAGGTGGCATTGTTGAATATAATGTAAAACCTGGACAGCATGTAAAAAAAGGTGATGTACTCGCAAAAATGCTAAACGTAGATGATTTAGATAATGACAATGCAGTGAGTTATATTTACGCGCCTGAAGATTTAATCACCATACTACACTTCCCTTCTGCGTCAGTATTATGCGGTACGCAATTATATAAATGTTTTATTAATTATTTTCCATTGCCCTAA
- a CDS encoding DUF2956 domain-containing protein, producing the protein MNRNSKDVSPETVNSAAAIAKSTQKPGQTKEQTKLIAQGIQKGIEQYKKQQKAKARDADKAKKKQHKAKLLKSASIEAAVEDVKPATLPWLLLGISWLCFAAYILFV; encoded by the coding sequence TTGAATCGAAATAGTAAAGACGTATCACCTGAAACAGTAAACTCTGCAGCTGCAATTGCTAAAAGCACCCAAAAGCCAGGGCAAACTAAAGAGCAAACGAAGCTAATTGCGCAAGGTATTCAAAAGGGTATTGAGCAATATAAAAAACAGCAAAAAGCGAAAGCTAGAGATGCTGATAAAGCGAAAAAAAAGCAACACAAAGCGAAGTTGCTCAAAAGTGCATCTATTGAAGCCGCAGTTGAAGACGTTAAGCCTGCAACGTTACCTTGGCTGTTGTTAGGAATTTCTTGGCTGTGCTTTGCTGCCTACATCCTTTTTGTTTAA
- a CDS encoding DUF1145 domain-containing protein, with amino-acid sequence MKLMVVALWLACFYNLVAPFEQGLEQVFHWVLIVLPIAHLLECIIFKKRVEEAEGDNMKHYLQILVFGGVHLLHLKKKTKIKA; translated from the coding sequence ATGAAATTAATGGTTGTGGCGTTGTGGTTAGCCTGTTTTTACAATTTGGTTGCACCATTTGAGCAAGGGCTAGAGCAAGTTTTTCATTGGGTACTGATAGTGTTACCTATTGCTCATTTACTTGAATGTATTATTTTCAAGAAAAGGGTAGAAGAAGCCGAAGGTGATAATATGAAACATTACTTACAAATTTTAGTGTTTGGTGGTGTTCATCTATTACACCTTAAAAAGAAAACTAAAATAAAAGCCTAA
- a CDS encoding crotonase/enoyl-CoA hydratase family protein gives MSQQRITLEIENNIAIVRLNRADKHNAIDMAMFQALDKVSKKLCQNKAIRAVFLCGNGEDFCSGLDVKSVLNEKSNILKLLFKFIPGSSNLAQRVSTNWRKIPVPVIAIIQGRCWGGGLQIALGADFRITTPDATLSIMEAKWGLIPDMGANLALRELVNIDVAKQLAMTGKIIPAEQALGYGLISQIADDPYQAAQQFIKPFAERSPDSVAAVKKLYNNTWNKKSWHILAKESWYQIKVILGKNQRRAVNKQLKPEQATNFENRQNW, from the coding sequence ATGAGCCAACAGCGAATTACTTTAGAAATCGAAAACAATATCGCAATAGTGCGTTTAAACAGAGCAGATAAACATAACGCCATAGATATGGCGATGTTTCAGGCATTAGATAAAGTTAGTAAAAAATTATGTCAGAACAAAGCAATAAGAGCAGTGTTTTTATGTGGAAATGGCGAAGATTTTTGCAGCGGGTTAGATGTTAAATCAGTACTAAATGAAAAATCTAATATATTAAAGTTGCTGTTTAAATTTATCCCTGGAAGTTCGAACTTAGCGCAACGGGTAAGTACCAATTGGCGTAAAATTCCAGTACCGGTAATTGCTATAATCCAAGGCAGGTGTTGGGGCGGCGGTTTACAAATTGCCCTTGGCGCTGACTTTAGAATAACCACTCCTGATGCCACTTTGTCTATCATGGAAGCTAAATGGGGGCTTATTCCCGATATGGGCGCTAACTTGGCATTAAGGGAACTAGTAAACATTGATGTAGCCAAACAACTTGCCATGACTGGGAAAATAATTCCTGCTGAACAAGCTCTTGGTTATGGACTGATCAGCCAAATTGCAGACGATCCTTATCAAGCAGCACAGCAGTTTATTAAACCTTTTGCAGAGCGCTCACCGGACTCTGTTGCCGCAGTTAAAAAGCTTTACAACAATACCTGGAACAAAAAATCTTGGCATATACTTGCCAAAGAAAGCTGGTATCAAATTAAGGTAATATTAGGAAAAAACCAGCGCCGTGCTGTAAATAAACAACTTAAACCAGAACAGGCTACAAACTTTGAAAACAGGCAAAATTGGTAG
- a CDS encoding MAPEG family protein, whose protein sequence is MTASPLILPMLTLMILTAIVWINMYILRLRYVIKHKINAQKLSSPEKIPELLPEEVNRPANNLKNLFELPVIFYGLIILALITELDSASLTFLAWGFVAFRIIHSFIQCTNNRVMQRFKVYMLSSMCLWALLVNIFISLI, encoded by the coding sequence ATGACAGCATCTCCCCTTATTCTGCCAATGCTAACCCTTATGATACTTACCGCTATCGTTTGGATAAACATGTATATTTTGCGCTTACGTTATGTAATCAAGCATAAAATTAATGCGCAAAAGTTAAGCTCACCGGAAAAGATACCTGAGCTTTTACCTGAAGAAGTAAATAGACCGGCGAATAATTTAAAAAATTTATTTGAACTACCGGTAATTTTTTATGGGCTTATTATTTTAGCGTTAATCACTGAACTAGATTCAGCAAGTTTAACGTTTTTAGCCTGGGGATTTGTAGCCTTTAGAATAATACATAGCTTTATTCAATGTACTAATAATAGAGTGATGCAAAGATTTAAAGTCTATATGTTGAGCTCTATGTGCTTATGGGCTTTATTAGTAAATATTTTCATTAGTCTAATTTAA
- a CDS encoding metal ABC transporter solute-binding protein, Zn/Mn family yields the protein MHINFKQKIALACAVLLITTLPAQAQLNIFACEPEYAALAKEIAGEEANIFSATTAKQDPHFVQARPSLISKMRRADVVICAGADLEIGWLPMLQMKSNNRDVQSTDKGLFLASDHVENLDVLVNVDRSMGDVHELGNPHVHLDPFRISSLAESFTTKLVQLDAKNAALYQQNLVSFSERWQVATSKWQQQAKPLQGVKVIAYHSSFKYLFEFLGMQQVGDLEPKPGLPPTSSHLLSVLDIAKQQQIKLVVYTTYQDEKAANWLQDKTDIVSLQLPYTVGGNDQSRDLFTLMDQHISMLLLASQQK from the coding sequence GTGCACATCAATTTTAAACAAAAAATTGCTCTAGCTTGCGCAGTGTTGCTGATAACTACGTTACCTGCACAGGCGCAATTAAACATATTTGCTTGTGAACCTGAATATGCTGCCCTTGCCAAAGAAATAGCAGGTGAAGAAGCAAATATCTTCAGTGCAACTACAGCTAAACAGGATCCTCACTTTGTACAGGCCAGACCAAGTCTAATATCTAAAATGCGCCGTGCTGATGTGGTTATTTGTGCTGGCGCCGATTTAGAAATTGGTTGGTTGCCCATGCTACAAATGAAATCAAATAATCGCGACGTACAATCTACTGACAAAGGTCTATTTTTAGCCTCTGATCATGTTGAAAATCTCGATGTTTTGGTTAACGTTGACCGCTCAATGGGTGATGTACATGAATTAGGTAACCCGCATGTACATTTAGATCCATTTAGAATTTCTAGTTTGGCAGAGTCTTTTACGACTAAACTTGTACAATTAGATGCTAAAAATGCTGCACTTTACCAACAAAATTTAGTAAGTTTTAGCGAGCGTTGGCAAGTTGCGACGTCTAAATGGCAGCAACAAGCAAAGCCGTTGCAAGGAGTGAAAGTGATTGCTTACCATTCCTCTTTCAAGTACTTATTTGAGTTTTTAGGTATGCAACAAGTTGGTGATCTAGAGCCTAAACCGGGTTTACCACCAACAAGTTCACATTTACTCAGTGTGCTAGATATTGCGAAGCAGCAACAGATAAAGCTAGTGGTTTATACTACCTATCAAGATGAAAAAGCAGCAAACTGGTTACAAGATAAAACTGACATCGTCAGTTTGCAGCTGCCTTATACGGTAGGTGGCAATGATCAGTCTCGCGACCTATTTACTTTGATGGACCAACATATCTCTATGTTGTTACTGGCATCACAACAAAAATAA
- a CDS encoding metal ABC transporter permease translates to MVELIDILLPAFVAGLLVLSTHVPLGYQVLKRGIIFIDLAIAQIAGLGAVVVQTTDIGHHLPGASYIVAALFALSGAGVIALFERFAKQQLEALIGCLYVLSATGAFLLLANDPHGGDLLKQVLSGQILWVTFSDLYLHMVLYAAIIALMTFKSALLSGRWFYFVFAIAITSSVQMVGVFLVFSTLIIPALATVRLARFNTRFAYLIGVLAYLIGLVASATWDLPSGAAIVWSLAMVAIIITLLMNKTKLVK, encoded by the coding sequence ATGGTTGAATTAATTGATATTTTATTGCCGGCATTTGTGGCTGGCCTGTTAGTGCTTAGCACACATGTCCCTTTAGGCTATCAGGTATTAAAGCGCGGTATTATATTTATTGATTTGGCTATTGCTCAAATTGCAGGGCTTGGCGCTGTAGTCGTGCAAACAACCGATATTGGTCACCATCTCCCTGGTGCCAGTTATATCGTTGCTGCGCTGTTTGCCTTAAGTGGTGCTGGCGTTATTGCTTTATTTGAACGCTTTGCTAAGCAGCAGTTAGAAGCCCTGATTGGCTGTTTGTATGTATTGTCAGCAACTGGCGCCTTTTTATTACTTGCTAACGATCCACATGGCGGTGATTTATTAAAGCAAGTGCTATCAGGTCAAATTCTCTGGGTTACGTTTTCAGATCTATATCTTCATATGGTGCTATACGCAGCCATTATTGCACTTATGACGTTTAAATCAGCGCTATTATCGGGCAGGTGGTTTTACTTTGTTTTCGCTATTGCTATTACTAGCTCTGTGCAAATGGTTGGTGTATTTCTGGTCTTTAGTACGCTAATTATTCCCGCTTTAGCAACTGTTAGGTTAGCAAGGTTTAATACTCGTTTTGCTTACCTAATTGGTGTGCTGGCATACCTGATTGGTTTAGTCGCTTCAGCTACATGGGATTTACCAAGTGGTGCTGCAATTGTATGGTCTTTAGCGATGGTTGCGATCATTATCACTTTGCTGATGAATAAAACCAAATTGGTTAAGTAA
- a CDS encoding CvfB family protein, translating to MADIGKINTLKVVKLTEFGAYLDGADLGEILLPTRYMPEGCMEGNNVEVFIYFDSNDRLIATTETPKGQVDDFVSLKVLQVNNTGAFLDWGLPKDLLVPYNQQHHKMVVGKYYLVKIYRDIQTDRIAASSKLDKYLDIWPANYEIGERVNLIIGDKTDLGFKAIINDRNWGLLYDNEIFQPLRVGKNILGYIKTMRPDGRVDLTLTRPGIGKVNDFAPTFIAYLQDNDGFSAINDKSSPELIQQTFGVSKKTFKSTIGNLFKHGRVSIEADGIRFVKNPQPKKPVTESKPNKGKHNQGKSASGTSSKPYAKKPDSKRGNAAKPKTHKKTVAGKSSPYKNNSK from the coding sequence ATGGCAGATATAGGCAAAATCAATACGCTAAAGGTCGTAAAACTTACTGAGTTTGGCGCTTATTTAGATGGCGCTGATTTAGGTGAAATACTATTACCTACGCGTTACATGCCAGAAGGATGTATGGAAGGAAATAACGTTGAAGTATTCATCTACTTTGACTCTAATGACCGTCTTATCGCTACAACTGAAACACCAAAAGGCCAAGTTGACGATTTTGTTAGCTTAAAAGTTCTGCAAGTAAATAATACCGGTGCCTTTTTAGATTGGGGCTTACCAAAAGACTTATTGGTTCCTTATAATCAGCAGCATCACAAAATGGTGGTAGGTAAATACTACTTGGTGAAAATTTATCGCGATATACAAACTGATCGTATTGCTGCATCGAGCAAATTAGATAAATATTTAGATATATGGCCAGCAAATTATGAAATTGGCGAACGTGTTAATTTAATTATTGGTGACAAAACTGACCTTGGTTTTAAAGCGATTATTAATGATAGGAACTGGGGCTTGTTGTACGACAACGAGATTTTTCAGCCGTTAAGAGTTGGCAAAAACATCTTAGGTTATATTAAAACCATGCGCCCTGATGGCCGAGTCGATTTAACCCTAACACGACCAGGTATAGGTAAAGTGAATGACTTTGCACCAACATTTATTGCTTATTTACAAGATAATGATGGCTTTAGTGCAATCAACGATAAAAGCTCACCTGAGCTTATTCAACAAACGTTTGGCGTAAGCAAAAAAACTTTTAAAAGCACCATTGGTAATTTATTCAAACATGGGCGAGTAAGCATTGAAGCTGACGGCATTCGCTTTGTTAAAAACCCACAGCCGAAAAAGCCAGTTACTGAGTCGAAACCAAATAAAGGTAAACACAACCAAGGTAAAAGCGCTAGCGGAACATCAAGCAAGCCTTATGCTAAAAAGCCTGATTCCAAAAGGGGTAATGCAGCTAAGCCGAAAACGCATAAAAAAACCGTTGCCGGTAAATCATCTCCATATAAAAATAACTCTAAGTAG
- a CDS encoding tellurite resistance TerB family protein produces the protein MLTKIRIFIKNLQQDNVVNNTLSLEIATAVLLFEVMRADHKFEDNEKHKVIELLQSQFQLDKHEVQDVLAVAEDESHHANDFFRYTTLINEHYELSDRIKIVELLWQVAYADGHLDIIEEHIIRRIADLLHLRHGEFIQCKLKVQNQQAEL, from the coding sequence ATGCTCACTAAAATTCGAATTTTTATAAAAAACCTGCAACAAGATAATGTTGTAAATAACACTTTATCATTAGAAATTGCTACGGCGGTATTACTGTTTGAAGTAATGCGGGCCGATCACAAATTTGAAGATAATGAAAAGCACAAGGTTATTGAATTACTGCAATCTCAATTTCAACTTGATAAACATGAAGTGCAGGATGTATTAGCCGTCGCAGAAGATGAGTCGCATCATGCCAATGACTTTTTTCGGTACACCACATTAATTAATGAACATTACGAACTAAGTGACCGTATAAAGATAGTTGAGTTATTATGGCAAGTCGCATACGCCGATGGTCATTTAGATATAATAGAAGAACATATCATCAGGCGAATTGCTGATTTATTGCATTTACGTCATGGAGAATTCATTCAGTGTAAATTAAAAGTCCAAAATCAGCAGGCTGAACTGTAA